The Microbacterium sp. LWO12-1.2 genome includes a window with the following:
- a CDS encoding MFS transporter — protein sequence MATNDLPSRASLAARLDDLPFTRRHLRLLSGSGVGWALDAMDVGLISFILAALTQQWDLTKGEAGWIASVGFIGMALGATLGGLLADRFGRRQVFALTLLIYGVATGASALVGGIAALLVLRFLVGLGLGAELPVASTYVSEFAPARIRGRLIVILEAFWAVGWTAAALIGFFVIPASDDGWRWAFALGAIPAVYALIVRWGLPESPRWLASRGRIAEAERIVSAFEADAGVLREPAIRKEPPSRAMAVTVRARLATLWNTEFRVRTLCLWAVWLCVNFAYYGAFIWIPSILVDAGFDLVRSFGFTLIITLAQLPGYAVAAWLIEVWGRRVTLSVFLVGAAVSAVFFGTATTEPSIIGAGMALSFFTLGAWGALYAVTPEIYPTSLRGTGAGWAAGIGRIASIIAPLAVPVLLLAGGAPLLFVIFGACFLVAAAAAWGLTDRRGIALDDR from the coding sequence ATGGCCACCAACGATCTGCCGAGTCGCGCGTCGCTCGCAGCCCGTCTTGACGACCTGCCGTTCACCCGGCGCCACCTTCGACTGCTGAGCGGTTCGGGGGTGGGCTGGGCGCTCGATGCGATGGACGTCGGTCTCATCTCCTTCATCCTCGCCGCGCTCACGCAGCAGTGGGACTTGACGAAGGGCGAGGCAGGGTGGATCGCCTCGGTCGGCTTCATCGGGATGGCGTTGGGGGCGACGCTGGGCGGGCTGCTCGCCGACCGCTTCGGACGACGGCAGGTGTTCGCGCTGACGCTCCTCATCTACGGCGTCGCCACCGGTGCGAGTGCGCTCGTCGGCGGGATTGCGGCGCTTCTCGTGCTGCGGTTCCTCGTCGGTCTCGGGCTCGGTGCCGAGTTGCCCGTGGCATCGACGTACGTGAGCGAGTTCGCCCCCGCGCGGATCCGGGGTCGACTGATCGTGATCCTGGAGGCGTTCTGGGCGGTGGGGTGGACCGCGGCAGCGCTGATCGGCTTCTTCGTGATCCCGGCGTCCGATGACGGATGGCGCTGGGCGTTCGCCCTCGGAGCAATCCCGGCGGTCTACGCCCTGATCGTGCGCTGGGGGCTGCCGGAGTCGCCCCGCTGGCTGGCCTCGCGCGGACGCATCGCCGAAGCCGAACGGATCGTCTCGGCCTTCGAGGCCGACGCCGGTGTCCTGCGCGAACCGGCGATCCGGAAGGAACCGCCGTCCCGCGCCATGGCGGTGACGGTCCGGGCGCGACTGGCGACGCTGTGGAACACGGAGTTCCGGGTGCGGACGCTCTGCCTCTGGGCGGTCTGGCTGTGCGTGAACTTCGCCTACTACGGCGCCTTCATCTGGATCCCCAGCATCCTCGTCGACGCCGGCTTCGACCTGGTGCGCTCCTTCGGCTTCACGCTGATCATCACGCTTGCCCAGCTCCCCGGCTACGCCGTCGCCGCGTGGCTGATCGAAGTATGGGGGCGGCGTGTGACGCTGTCGGTCTTCCTGGTCGGAGCAGCGGTGTCCGCGGTCTTCTTCGGCACGGCGACGACAGAGCCGTCCATCATCGGCGCAGGAATGGCCTTGTCCTTCTTCACGCTCGGTGCGTGGGGCGCCCTTTACGCCGTCACTCCGGAGATCTATCCGACCTCGCTGCGGGGGACCGGCGCCGGCTGGGCCGCGGGTATCGGCCGCATCGCCTCGATCATCGCGCCTCTCGCGGTGCCGGTGCTGCTGCTCGCAGGTGGGGCTCCGCTCCTCTTCGTGATCTTCGGCGCGTGCTTCCTCGTCGCCGCGGCCGCCGCCTGGGGTTTGACGGATCGTCGCGGTATCGCCCTCGACGACCGCTGA
- a CDS encoding LLM class flavin-dependent oxidoreductase produces the protein MAIEFGLDTFGDITRDADGELLTGAQTIRNIVAQAELADSVGVDFFGVGEHHRPEFAVSAPEMVLAAIAARTEHIRLGTAVTVLSSDDPVRVFERFSTLDAVSNGRAEVVLGRGSFIESFPLFGYDLRDYDALFEQKLELFVELLKEEPVTWSGTMRASLDNANVFPKTEKGLRTWVGVGGSPESVVRVARHGLGLMLAIIGGSAARFRPFVDLYHRSVASFGTTEHPISVHSPGHIADTDAEAWDAAYSGFEAMNNTIGRERGWPVYSRARFQNDIGPEGAIYAGSPERVAAKIAETITTLGLGRFDLKYATGTLSHESMMRSIELYGTEVIPRVRALLAQES, from the coding sequence ATGGCTATCGAATTCGGGCTGGACACGTTCGGCGACATCACCCGCGACGCGGACGGGGAGCTCCTCACGGGAGCACAGACGATCCGCAACATCGTCGCGCAGGCAGAACTCGCCGATTCCGTCGGCGTGGACTTCTTCGGCGTGGGCGAGCACCATCGCCCGGAGTTCGCCGTGTCCGCGCCTGAGATGGTGCTCGCGGCGATCGCGGCGCGCACGGAGCACATCCGATTGGGCACCGCGGTGACGGTGCTGTCGTCCGACGATCCTGTTCGGGTGTTCGAACGCTTCTCGACCCTGGATGCCGTCTCGAACGGGCGAGCGGAGGTCGTGCTCGGTCGCGGCTCCTTCATCGAGTCGTTCCCCCTGTTCGGCTACGACCTGCGCGACTACGACGCCCTGTTCGAGCAGAAGCTCGAGCTGTTCGTCGAGCTCCTCAAGGAGGAACCGGTGACCTGGTCGGGCACGATGCGGGCGTCGCTCGACAATGCGAACGTCTTCCCGAAGACCGAGAAGGGCCTGCGCACGTGGGTCGGCGTCGGGGGGAGTCCTGAGTCGGTCGTGCGCGTCGCCCGTCACGGCTTGGGGCTGATGCTGGCAATCATCGGCGGTTCGGCTGCCCGGTTCCGCCCGTTCGTCGACCTGTACCACCGCTCGGTCGCGTCTTTCGGCACCACCGAGCATCCGATCTCTGTGCACTCGCCCGGGCACATCGCCGACACGGATGCTGAGGCCTGGGATGCCGCCTACTCCGGATTTGAAGCGATGAACAACACCATCGGCCGGGAACGAGGCTGGCCGGTGTACAGCCGCGCACGATTCCAGAACGACATCGGCCCCGAGGGCGCGATCTACGCCGGATCACCGGAGCGGGTCGCGGCGAAGATCGCTGAGACCATCACCACCCTGGGGCTCGGTCGTTTCGACCTGAAGTACGCGACCGGCACCCTGTCCCACGAGTCGATGATGCGCAGCATCGAGCTCTATGGCACCGAAGTGATCCCGCGGGTGCGCGCGCTTCTCGCCCAGGAGTCCTGA
- a CDS encoding DUF885 domain-containing protein — translation MTSAPRTPSAIDKVADEWVDTIAVLAPTLGTYIGRDEANDRFGDLSPAGHDEIAAATRKTLQELDALEPVDAIDEVTKADLSSELRLDLEFHDAQWHLRDLNVIASAAQDVRAAFDLMPTANADDWAVIATRLAAVPDALRGYTETLRAGIAAGVTPARRQVIEVATQIDRYTADDGFFAAFVADAGPEEGQLPASLARTLADNSAAARVAYDALRRFLAEELAPAANEVDAVGRDLYALNSRRFLGATIDLDETYEWGREELARMVAEQTAIAHEILPGASVEEAVAHLEADPARKLVGTEALQRWMQETSDRAVAELGASHFDIPEAIRTLECMIAPTQEGGIYYTGPTDDFSRPGRMWWSVPEGVTEFDTWRELTTVYHEGVPGHHLQIAQAVHNRAELNSWRRLLAGTSGHAEGWALYAERLMQQLGYLDDPADRLGMLDGQRMRAARVVLDIGVHLGKPRLEGAGVWDAEYALDFMRKNVNMSDQFVQFEVNRYLGWPGQAPSYKVGQRIWEQVRDAVQESQGDAFSFKDFHKRALDLGGVGLDTLRTALLPR, via the coding sequence ATGACTTCAGCCCCCCGCACTCCCTCTGCCATCGACAAGGTCGCCGATGAATGGGTCGACACGATCGCTGTGCTCGCCCCGACACTCGGCACCTACATCGGACGCGACGAGGCGAACGACCGTTTCGGCGATCTGAGTCCGGCCGGGCATGACGAGATCGCCGCCGCGACGCGCAAGACTCTCCAGGAGCTCGATGCGCTCGAGCCCGTCGACGCGATCGACGAGGTGACGAAGGCGGACCTGAGTTCGGAGCTGCGGCTCGATCTCGAGTTCCACGATGCCCAGTGGCATCTGCGCGACCTGAACGTGATCGCCTCGGCCGCTCAGGATGTGCGTGCCGCGTTCGACCTGATGCCGACCGCGAATGCGGACGACTGGGCTGTCATCGCGACTCGCCTCGCCGCTGTTCCCGACGCCCTGCGCGGCTACACCGAGACCCTCCGGGCGGGCATTGCGGCCGGGGTGACCCCCGCACGTCGTCAGGTGATCGAGGTCGCCACACAGATCGACCGCTACACGGCCGACGACGGATTCTTCGCGGCGTTCGTCGCCGACGCGGGTCCAGAGGAGGGCCAGCTGCCGGCATCCCTTGCACGGACACTCGCCGACAACTCGGCCGCGGCGCGCGTCGCCTACGACGCACTGCGTCGATTCCTCGCCGAGGAGCTGGCCCCTGCCGCGAACGAGGTCGACGCCGTCGGACGCGATCTGTACGCGCTCAACTCCCGCCGCTTCCTCGGCGCAACGATCGACCTCGACGAGACCTACGAGTGGGGCAGGGAAGAGCTCGCCCGCATGGTGGCAGAGCAGACCGCGATCGCGCACGAGATCCTCCCCGGTGCGTCGGTCGAAGAGGCGGTCGCGCACCTCGAGGCCGACCCAGCACGCAAGCTGGTGGGCACGGAGGCGCTGCAGCGCTGGATGCAGGAGACCAGCGATCGTGCGGTTGCGGAACTGGGCGCCTCGCACTTCGACATCCCCGAAGCCATCCGCACCCTGGAGTGCATGATCGCTCCGACGCAGGAGGGCGGGATCTACTACACGGGTCCGACCGATGACTTCTCGCGTCCAGGGCGCATGTGGTGGTCTGTGCCCGAGGGTGTGACGGAGTTCGACACCTGGCGTGAACTCACGACTGTGTATCACGAGGGTGTGCCCGGCCATCACCTGCAGATCGCGCAGGCGGTGCACAACCGTGCAGAGCTCAACTCCTGGCGGCGCCTGCTTGCCGGCACGTCGGGCCACGCCGAGGGCTGGGCCCTGTACGCGGAGCGTCTGATGCAGCAGCTCGGGTATCTCGACGACCCGGCCGACCGTCTCGGCATGCTCGACGGTCAGCGCATGCGTGCCGCTCGCGTCGTGCTCGACATCGGCGTGCATCTCGGCAAGCCCCGCCTGGAAGGTGCAGGAGTGTGGGATGCGGAGTACGCGCTCGACTTCATGCGTAAGAACGTCAACATGTCTGACCAGTTCGTGCAGTTCGAGGTCAACCGCTACCTCGGCTGGCCCGGACAGGCGCCGTCGTACAAGGTCGGCCAGCGCATCTGGGAGCAGGTGCGCGACGCGGTGCAGGAATCGCAGGGTGACGCGTTCTCGTTCAAGGACTTCCACAAGCGCGCTCTCGACCTCGGCGGCGTCGGCCTCGACACGCTGCGCACGGCGCTGCTCCCGCGCTGA
- the polA gene encoding DNA polymerase I translates to MTDSAKPTLMVVDGHSLAYRAFFALPVENFTTKDNQHTNAIYGFLSMLVNLIKAEQPTHLAIAFDTSRHSFRTDVYPEYKATRSETPQEFRGQIPLLQDCLAAMSIQVLTKEGIEADDILATLASQGAAQGYDVLVVSGDRDTIQLVTDDVTLLYPSVQGVSQLKRYDPVTVQERYGVRPEQYPDIAALVGETSDNLPGVPKVGEKTAVKWLTQFGSLDDLLARAEEIKGVVGGNLREHMDDVRRNRQLNRLLTDVELPVAPDDLAVAPIDAQAVRDIFARLEFRTLLPRVFEAVGAGEVADDPASAVVLPEPVQVTPSEFVAWAEAQEQELAVRLVTQGGAPVRIGASSATELREVDWTADGADTLRAWIESDSAKVLHDAKPQVKALLRQGVRLGGLSYDTSLAGWLLRPSFPDKTLGDLVERYLGEKLPEADPSQLVPETEGATPSQEAWFARRVAEALREDIPEPVAKVLVDIELPTLLTLADMEVAGVAVSHEVLSTFSGELATRAEGIAQEAFTTVGREFNLGSPKQLQEVLFEDLQLPKTRKTKTGYSTDAAVLADLQETNPHPFLNLLLQHREATKLRQIIESLDTAIGDDHRVHTTYVQTGSQTGRLSSTDPNLQNIPVRTEESRRIRSAFEVGEGYESLLTADYSQIEMRIMAHLSGDEGLIEAFNSGEDLHRFVGARVFGVEPSEVTSAMRTKVKAMSYGLVYGLSAFGLSKQLRIEQSEAKQLMVEYFARFGAVRDYLRASVMKAKEVGYTETIFGRRRPFPDLASPNRVLRENAERAALNAPIQGSAADIMKIALLHIHEDLRSEGLASRALLQIHDELVVEVAPGEWEAAERIVRARMGDAAELTVPLDVQVGRGRDWNEAAH, encoded by the coding sequence GTGACGGACTCCGCAAAGCCTACCCTCATGGTCGTCGACGGCCATTCGCTCGCCTATCGTGCCTTCTTCGCCCTTCCGGTCGAGAACTTCACGACGAAGGACAACCAGCACACGAACGCCATCTACGGCTTCCTGTCGATGCTGGTGAACCTCATCAAGGCTGAGCAGCCCACCCACCTCGCGATCGCGTTCGACACCTCCCGTCACTCGTTCCGCACGGATGTGTACCCCGAGTACAAGGCCACCCGTTCCGAGACTCCGCAGGAGTTCCGCGGACAGATCCCGCTGCTGCAGGACTGCCTCGCCGCGATGTCGATCCAAGTGCTCACGAAGGAGGGGATCGAGGCCGACGACATCCTCGCGACTCTCGCCTCCCAGGGGGCGGCCCAGGGCTACGACGTGCTCGTCGTGTCCGGAGACCGCGACACGATCCAGCTCGTGACCGACGACGTCACGTTGCTCTACCCCTCGGTGCAGGGTGTCTCGCAGCTGAAGCGCTACGACCCCGTCACCGTGCAGGAGCGCTACGGGGTGCGTCCTGAGCAGTACCCCGACATCGCCGCCCTCGTCGGCGAGACCAGCGACAACCTCCCCGGTGTGCCGAAGGTCGGCGAGAAGACCGCGGTGAAGTGGCTGACGCAGTTCGGCTCGCTCGATGATCTCCTCGCCCGTGCCGAGGAGATCAAGGGCGTCGTCGGAGGCAATCTGCGCGAGCACATGGACGATGTGCGTCGGAACCGTCAGCTCAACCGACTGCTGACGGATGTCGAGCTTCCGGTCGCACCCGATGACCTCGCCGTCGCGCCCATCGATGCGCAGGCGGTGCGCGACATCTTCGCGCGGCTCGAGTTCCGCACGCTTCTGCCGCGGGTCTTCGAGGCCGTCGGCGCGGGCGAGGTCGCCGATGACCCGGCCTCGGCCGTGGTGCTCCCCGAGCCCGTGCAGGTGACGCCGTCCGAGTTCGTCGCGTGGGCCGAAGCGCAGGAGCAGGAGCTCGCGGTTCGCCTTGTGACGCAGGGCGGGGCTCCGGTGCGTATCGGCGCCTCGTCGGCCACCGAGCTGCGCGAGGTCGACTGGACCGCCGATGGCGCTGACACGCTGCGTGCGTGGATCGAATCCGACAGCGCCAAGGTGCTGCACGACGCGAAGCCCCAGGTGAAGGCGCTGCTGCGTCAGGGCGTCCGACTCGGAGGTCTCTCCTACGACACCAGCCTCGCGGGCTGGCTGCTGCGTCCGAGCTTCCCCGACAAGACGCTCGGCGACCTGGTCGAGCGCTATCTCGGTGAGAAGCTGCCTGAGGCGGACCCCTCGCAGCTGGTCCCCGAGACCGAAGGGGCGACTCCGTCACAGGAGGCGTGGTTCGCGCGCCGTGTGGCTGAGGCGCTGCGTGAGGATATCCCGGAGCCCGTGGCGAAGGTGCTCGTCGACATCGAGCTCCCGACGCTCCTGACGCTGGCCGACATGGAGGTCGCCGGCGTGGCGGTCTCGCACGAGGTGCTGTCGACGTTCTCGGGTGAGCTCGCGACACGGGCAGAGGGCATCGCCCAGGAGGCGTTCACGACGGTCGGGCGCGAGTTCAACCTCGGCTCACCGAAGCAGCTCCAGGAGGTGCTGTTCGAAGACCTCCAGCTCCCCAAGACCCGCAAGACTAAGACCGGCTATTCGACGGATGCCGCGGTTCTCGCCGACCTGCAGGAAACGAATCCGCATCCCTTCCTGAATCTGCTGCTGCAGCACCGTGAGGCGACCAAGCTCCGCCAGATCATCGAGTCGCTCGACACCGCGATCGGCGACGACCACCGTGTGCACACCACGTACGTCCAGACCGGGAGCCAGACCGGCCGCCTGTCGAGCACCGATCCGAACCTGCAGAACATCCCGGTACGCACCGAGGAGTCTCGCCGGATCCGCAGCGCATTCGAGGTGGGGGAGGGCTACGAATCCCTACTCACCGCCGACTACTCGCAGATCGAAATGCGGATCATGGCGCACCTCTCGGGCGATGAAGGACTCATCGAGGCGTTCAACAGCGGCGAGGACCTGCACCGGTTCGTCGGTGCGCGAGTGTTCGGCGTCGAGCCGAGCGAGGTGACCTCTGCCATGCGCACGAAGGTCAAAGCGATGTCGTACGGCCTCGTCTACGGTCTCTCGGCGTTCGGGCTGTCCAAGCAGCTGCGCATCGAACAGTCCGAAGCAAAGCAGCTGATGGTCGAGTACTTCGCGCGGTTCGGCGCGGTTCGCGACTATCTGCGCGCCTCTGTCATGAAGGCCAAAGAGGTCGGCTACACCGAGACGATCTTCGGCCGCCGCCGCCCGTTCCCCGACCTCGCCAGCCCCAACCGCGTCCTGCGGGAGAACGCAGAGCGTGCGGCTCTCAACGCCCCCATCCAGGGCAGCGCGGCTGACATCATGAAGATCGCACTGCTCCACATCCACGAAGACCTTCGGTCCGAGGGTCTTGCATCACGTGCGCTGCTGCAGATCCATGACGAACTCGTGGTCGAGGTCGCACCAGGGGAGTGGGAGGCGGCCGAGCGCATCGTCCGCGCGCGGATGGGCGATGCGGCCGAGCTCACAGTTCCGCTCGACGTGCAGGTCGGTCGCGGTCGCGATTGGAACGAGGCCGCGCACTGA